In one window of Prevotella fusca JCM 17724 DNA:
- a CDS encoding trypsin-like peptidase domain-containing protein yields the protein MKNLSKYLVGAACVTALAFSTGAFIKVYAAEAPVVAPGQPVDLTYAAAKALPAVVHIKYVQNSKTKTVEVQEGPFGGFFDPFGFFGNPGNGGSRRQQVQTPKREATGSGVIISSDGYIVTNNHVVEGADELTVTLNDNREFSARIVGTDKQTDLALLKVNATNLPTMSIGDSDNLKVGEWVIAVGNPYNLNSTVTAGIVSAKSRGLGATRNGIESFIQTDAAINQGNSGGALVNTQGELVGINAMLYSQTGAYSGYGFAIPTTIMNKVVDDIKKYGSVQRVMLGIQGGDVLNFINAQKEEGKNTDLGTNEGVYVSEVSEEGNGAALGLMKGDVITKFDGQKVTRMSELQQALNSKRPGDKATVTYIRNKKELAKTITLKNAQGTTKVIEQADIDVLGGQYRPVSDTLKKQLNISYGLEVLKVNSGALKSAGINRGFIIQNVNDNMVKSIDDLQNLVRKASTSKDPVLYIQGIYPTGKKAYFAVPLAD from the coding sequence ATGAAGAATTTATCAAAGTATCTGGTAGGCGCAGCATGTGTTACTGCCCTTGCCTTTTCTACTGGTGCCTTTATCAAAGTCTATGCAGCCGAGGCACCTGTCGTAGCTCCCGGTCAGCCTGTTGACCTTACTTATGCTGCCGCAAAGGCTCTGCCTGCAGTAGTGCATATCAAGTACGTGCAGAACTCAAAGACTAAGACCGTTGAAGTTCAGGAAGGCCCATTCGGAGGTTTCTTCGACCCATTTGGATTCTTCGGCAACCCTGGCAACGGCGGATCACGCCGCCAGCAGGTACAGACTCCAAAGAGAGAGGCTACGGGAAGCGGCGTCATCATTTCATCTGACGGCTACATCGTAACCAACAACCACGTTGTTGAGGGTGCTGACGAATTGACTGTCACACTGAACGACAACCGCGAATTCTCTGCCCGCATCGTCGGAACTGACAAACAGACAGACCTTGCCCTACTGAAGGTGAATGCTACAAACCTCCCCACCATGTCCATCGGTGACTCTGACAATCTGAAAGTAGGTGAATGGGTAATTGCAGTCGGCAACCCTTATAACCTCAACTCTACTGTTACCGCAGGTATCGTAAGTGCAAAGTCACGTGGCTTGGGGGCGACACGCAATGGCATCGAGAGCTTTATTCAGACTGACGCTGCCATCAACCAAGGTAACTCTGGTGGTGCATTGGTCAACACACAGGGTGAACTGGTAGGTATCAATGCCATGCTTTACTCACAGACTGGTGCATACAGCGGCTACGGCTTTGCTATCCCTACAACCATTATGAACAAGGTGGTTGATGACATAAAGAAATATGGTAGCGTACAGCGTGTAATGCTCGGCATCCAGGGTGGTGATGTCCTGAATTTCATCAACGCACAGAAGGAAGAGGGCAAGAACACTGACCTCGGCACAAACGAAGGTGTTTATGTCAGCGAAGTGTCTGAGGAAGGCAATGGTGCTGCTTTAGGCTTGATGAAGGGTGACGTAATTACCAAGTTCGACGGACAGAAGGTGACACGCATGTCAGAGCTTCAGCAGGCACTCAACAGCAAGCGTCCGGGCGATAAGGCTACCGTGACCTACATCCGTAACAAGAAAGAGCTTGCAAAGACTATCACACTGAAGAATGCACAGGGTACGACAAAGGTAATCGAGCAGGCTGACATTGATGTCCTCGGTGGTCAGTACCGTCCGGTTTCTGATACCTTGAAGAAACAGCTGAACATCAGCTATGGTCTTGAAGTCCTGAAGGTTAACAGCGGCGCATTGAAGTCTGCCGGCATCAACCGTGGCTTCATCATTCAGAATGTAAACGACAACATGGTGAAGAGCATCGACGACCTGCAGAACCTCGTGAGAAAGGCTTCAACCAGCAAGGACCCTGTTCTCTACATACAGGGT
- a CDS encoding YkvA family protein, whose product MELPDLQKYKDKFTQQGFFDKIQRIAKRAGAKLVYVALILYYMIQSDKVSLKDKAIIIGALGYLISPLDVVPDAIPIAGLTDDLTVLLYALGKVWTSVDDEMKEQAHEKLSKWFDDDEVNIAEDLFAEDTTDTPV is encoded by the coding sequence ATGGAATTACCTGATTTGCAGAAATATAAGGACAAGTTCACCCAGCAGGGATTCTTTGATAAGATACAGCGTATTGCAAAGCGTGCTGGTGCGAAACTGGTTTATGTGGCATTGATTCTGTATTATATGATACAGAGTGACAAGGTGTCATTGAAGGATAAGGCTATTATTATCGGTGCTTTGGGCTATCTCATTTCGCCGCTTGATGTTGTGCCGGATGCTATTCCTATCGCTGGACTTACGGATGACCTTACTGTTTTGCTTTACGCATTGGGCAAGGTGTGGACGTCTGTTGACGATGAAATGAAGGAGCAGGCACATGAAAAGCTGTCGAAGTGGTTTGATGATGATGAGGTCAACATTGCAGAAGATCTTTTTGCAGAAGACACTACTGATACACCCGTTTGA
- a CDS encoding FeoB-associated Cys-rich membrane protein has product MWQYVVLGIVLLSALGYVVYRIWQSFQAASDPCHGCSGCAIHDQLKAKQKLEGRKKPVCFK; this is encoded by the coding sequence ATGTGGCAGTATGTAGTCTTGGGCATAGTACTTCTTTCGGCTTTAGGATATGTTGTTTATCGGATATGGCAGTCATTTCAGGCGGCAAGTGACCCTTGTCACGGCTGTTCAGGTTGTGCCATTCATGACCAGTTGAAGGCGAAGCAGAAACTGGAGGGGCGCAAGAAGCCAGTTTGTTTCAAGTAG
- a CDS encoding FKBP-type peptidyl-prolyl cis-trans isomerase → MGKKQEYKLKNEEYLKELSQKDGIRTLPHGILYEVIKEGTGEGKVSARSIVTCHYRGSLISGKVFDDSWQRGIPEAFRVNELITGFQIALCAMRKGDHWRIHIPYQDGYGTKRDGEIPAFSTLVFEVELFGIG, encoded by the coding sequence ATGGGAAAGAAGCAGGAATACAAGTTAAAGAACGAAGAGTATCTCAAGGAACTAAGTCAGAAAGACGGAATCAGAACTCTACCGCATGGTATTCTCTACGAAGTGATAAAGGAAGGTACTGGTGAAGGAAAAGTCTCTGCACGCTCCATTGTCACCTGTCATTATCGTGGCAGTCTCATATCAGGCAAGGTGTTCGATGACAGCTGGCAGAGAGGAATCCCCGAGGCTTTCCGTGTAAACGAACTTATCACAGGCTTCCAGATTGCGCTCTGTGCCATGCGCAAGGGTGACCATTGGCGTATCCACATCCCTTATCAGGATGGATATGGCACGAAGCGTGACGGTGAAATTCCAGCTTTCTCCACACTGGTGTTTGAAGTTGAGCTGTTTGGGATTGGATAA
- a CDS encoding MATE family efflux transporter: protein MDNWNKEILRLAIPSIISNVTVPLLGLVDLAVVGHIGNEAYISAIAVGSMIFNVMYWLLGFLRMGTSGMTSQACGRQDGQECVDILVRTLIIGVGIGLLFIVAQRGIEWGMLRLMNTPEGSWQFVAAYFRIVIWGAPAMLGLYGLTGWFIGMQDTRTPMVVAVLQNVVNILASLFFVFVFNWKISGVAGGTVLAQWTGFIVSLFAVYRRMKKEGELELVTGQNICAGLQMTFRHILTVKSGWGEFFRVNKDIFLRTLCLVAVNFFFTSAGGKQGAMMLAVNTLLMTLFTLFSYMMDGFAYAGEALSGKFYGARDMAGLRITVRRLFGFGIIMVLMFTAVYVFGGVGFLHLLTDDTAVVTAARPYLFWAYLIPVAGMAAFVLDGVFIGLTATKGMLFSTAVAMVTFFAVYYLLWGSFGNNALWIAFLSFLFMRGVASVLWARRYSTIF, encoded by the coding sequence ATGGATAACTGGAACAAGGAGATTCTTCGCCTTGCTATTCCCTCTATCATTAGTAATGTGACGGTTCCACTGTTGGGACTTGTGGATCTGGCGGTGGTGGGGCATATTGGTAATGAGGCATATATCAGTGCGATTGCAGTCGGTTCGATGATATTCAATGTGATGTACTGGCTGTTAGGCTTTCTTCGTATGGGTACGAGCGGAATGACATCGCAGGCGTGTGGACGGCAAGACGGGCAGGAATGTGTGGATATTCTTGTTCGTACACTGATAATAGGTGTAGGTATAGGCTTGTTGTTTATCGTGGCACAGCGTGGAATAGAATGGGGGATGCTTCGGCTGATGAATACGCCAGAAGGCTCTTGGCAGTTTGTTGCTGCCTATTTCAGAATTGTTATATGGGGGGCACCTGCAATGTTGGGACTTTATGGTCTGACTGGATGGTTTATTGGAATGCAGGACACCCGTACACCGATGGTGGTAGCAGTGTTGCAGAATGTGGTCAATATCCTTGCTTCCCTATTCTTCGTTTTTGTGTTTAACTGGAAGATAAGTGGTGTTGCAGGAGGTACAGTTCTGGCTCAATGGACAGGTTTTATCGTGTCCTTGTTTGCGGTATATAGGCGGATGAAGAAGGAAGGTGAACTGGAATTGGTAACTGGTCAAAATATTTGTGCGGGTCTGCAGATGACCTTCAGGCATATACTGACAGTGAAGAGTGGATGGGGAGAGTTCTTCCGTGTGAATAAGGATATCTTCCTGCGCACTCTTTGTCTGGTGGCTGTGAACTTCTTTTTTACCTCAGCTGGTGGAAAGCAGGGCGCAATGATGCTGGCAGTCAATACGTTGTTGATGACGTTGTTCACGCTTTTCTCTTATATGATGGATGGTTTTGCATATGCTGGTGAGGCACTCAGTGGTAAATTCTACGGTGCAAGAGACATGGCAGGGCTACGTATAACGGTTCGTCGATTGTTTGGCTTTGGTATCATTATGGTATTGATGTTCACGGCGGTTTACGTCTTTGGAGGTGTCGGTTTCCTACATCTTCTCACGGATGATACGGCAGTTGTGACAGCAGCACGTCCCTATCTGTTCTGGGCTTATTTGATACCCGTGGCAGGAATGGCTGCTTTCGTGCTGGATGGAGTCTTTATTGGGTTAACAGCAACCAAGGGAATGTTATTCTCAACAGCTGTGGCAATGGTAACATTCTTCGCAGTTTATTATCTGCTTTGGGGTAGTTTTGGTAACAATGCATTATGGATAGCCTTTCTGTCGTTTCTTTTTATGAGGGGAGTGGCTTCTGTTCTGTGGGCACGTCGGTACTCGACGATATTTTAA
- a CDS encoding polysaccharide biosynthesis/export family protein — MKKIIFSLIVTAMIMTMTGCGSSKGFTYLENADSISLAASRGLYDARIMPKDELTITVNTTDPDAAAPFNLQVRNQLGSGKQVGSGGGSLQGYLVDNSGFINFPVIGKIHVSGLTKPECEDLIKSKIQPYLARTENPIVTVRMSSYHVTVLGEVGSPGVIPVSTEKMSVMEAIAQAGDLGVYGKRNNIMLIREDATGEKHVVRLNLNDANLLNSPYYYLQQNDVLYIEPNTVKAKNSGIGSSTTLWFSFIGIVTSVASLLVNVLRK; from the coding sequence ATGAAAAAGATTATTTTCTCCCTCATAGTTACGGCTATGATTATGACCATGACGGGATGTGGCTCAAGTAAGGGCTTTACTTACTTAGAGAATGCTGATTCTATTAGCCTTGCTGCTTCACGTGGCTTGTATGATGCACGCATCATGCCAAAAGACGAATTGACGATTACGGTAAACACTACCGATCCTGATGCTGCGGCTCCTTTTAATTTACAGGTGCGCAATCAGTTGGGTAGTGGCAAGCAGGTTGGATCTGGTGGCGGTTCTTTGCAAGGTTATCTGGTTGATAACTCTGGTTTCATCAATTTCCCTGTCATTGGTAAGATTCATGTCAGTGGCTTGACCAAGCCTGAGTGTGAAGACCTGATCAAGAGCAAGATTCAGCCATATCTGGCTCGTACGGAGAATCCAATCGTAACAGTTCGTATGAGTAGTTATCATGTGACGGTTCTCGGTGAAGTGGGCAGCCCTGGTGTTATCCCGGTTTCAACGGAGAAGATGAGCGTGATGGAAGCTATAGCACAGGCCGGTGACCTTGGAGTTTACGGTAAGCGTAATAACATTATGTTGATTCGTGAGGATGCTACGGGTGAGAAGCATGTTGTACGTTTGAATCTCAACGATGCAAACCTGTTGAATTCACCTTATTATTATCTTCAGCAGAATGATGTCCTTTATATTGAACCAAATACTGTAAAGGCTAAGAACTCTGGTATTGGTAGTTCTACTACCCTTTGGTTCTCGTTCATTGGCATTGTGACATCAGTTGCTTCACTGCTGGTAAACGTGTTGAGAAAGTAA
- a CDS encoding amidophosphoribosyltransferase — protein MEKNIHEDCGVAMIRLLKPLEYYQEKYGTWMYALNKLYLMMEKQHNRGQEGAGLASVKLASVPGNEYMFRERAEGKNAVSEIFANVHKHYKDFSQEQLYDVSFAKTNLPFAGELYMGHLRYSTTGKSGLSYVHPFLRRNNWKAKNLCMCGNFNMTNIGDVFDKLTAQGQCPRIYSDTYILLELMGHRLDREVERNFVDAQKLGLENRAITNYIEENVQMSNVLKTTMQYFDGGYVICGLTGSGEMFSIRDPWAIRPAFYYKNDEIVVLASERPVLQTTFDLECDDIQELKPGQALIVNKRGEFSLQQILEPKTYSACSFERIYFSRGSDRDIYKERETLGRQLTEPVLKAVGYDTKHTVLSYIPNTAEVAFYGLVHGFKEWIDKKKVEQIAALGPNASAEEVYRVIHQDVRSEKVAWKDIKLRTFITEGNSRNDLASHVYDVTYECIKPYEDNLVIIDDSIVRGTTLRESILRILDRLHPKKIVVVSSAPQIRFPDYYGIDMSSPEEFCVFRAVIELIRERGMESLLHEIYANCKKELEKSKGEPVFNAIRAIYKPFTVEEINRKIIDMLRPEGMTTPVELVFQSVEGLHNAIPNHPGDWYFTGNYPTPGGMRLVNEAFIKYYEREHPHAAEAE, from the coding sequence ATGGAAAAGAACATTCATGAAGATTGCGGTGTGGCAATGATCCGATTGCTGAAGCCGCTGGAGTATTATCAGGAGAAGTATGGCACGTGGATGTATGCACTCAACAAGCTCTATCTGATGATGGAGAAACAGCATAACCGTGGGCAGGAGGGAGCAGGTCTTGCTTCCGTAAAGCTGGCTTCTGTGCCTGGTAATGAATATATGTTCCGTGAGCGGGCAGAGGGCAAAAATGCTGTCTCTGAAATCTTTGCCAACGTTCATAAGCATTACAAAGACTTCTCGCAGGAGCAGTTGTATGATGTTTCTTTTGCAAAAACGAATCTTCCCTTTGCGGGAGAACTTTATATGGGCCACCTCCGGTACTCAACTACCGGCAAGAGTGGCCTTTCTTATGTCCATCCCTTCCTGCGCCGGAACAACTGGAAAGCAAAGAATCTCTGTATGTGTGGCAACTTCAATATGACCAACATCGGTGATGTCTTCGACAAGCTGACTGCGCAGGGACAGTGTCCGCGTATCTACAGCGACACTTATATCCTGTTGGAACTGATGGGGCACAGACTTGACCGTGAGGTGGAACGTAACTTTGTTGATGCGCAGAAGTTAGGGCTGGAGAACCGTGCGATAACAAACTACATTGAAGAGAATGTACAGATGAGTAATGTCCTCAAGACCACGATGCAGTACTTTGATGGCGGTTACGTTATCTGTGGGCTGACTGGTTCGGGTGAGATGTTCTCTATCCGTGACCCGTGGGCAATCCGTCCGGCTTTCTACTATAAGAATGATGAGATTGTTGTTCTGGCAAGTGAACGCCCGGTTCTGCAGACCACTTTCGATCTTGAGTGTGACGATATTCAGGAGTTGAAGCCTGGGCAGGCTCTGATTGTCAATAAGCGTGGTGAGTTCTCATTACAGCAGATTCTCGAACCTAAGACTTATTCTGCATGTTCGTTCGAACGCATCTACTTCTCCCGTGGCTCAGACCGTGATATATATAAGGAACGGGAGACGCTTGGACGGCAGCTGACCGAGCCTGTGTTGAAAGCAGTTGGTTATGACACCAAGCATACCGTTCTGTCGTATATCCCCAACACGGCAGAGGTTGCTTTCTATGGTCTCGTCCATGGTTTCAAGGAATGGATTGATAAGAAAAAGGTGGAACAGATAGCCGCTTTAGGTCCTAATGCTTCAGCAGAGGAAGTCTATCGTGTCATTCATCAGGATGTACGCTCGGAGAAGGTGGCATGGAAGGATATTAAGTTGCGTACTTTCATTACTGAGGGTAATTCCCGGAACGACCTTGCGTCACACGTATATGATGTAACGTATGAGTGCATCAAGCCCTATGAGGATAATCTTGTCATCATAGATGATTCTATTGTTCGTGGTACAACACTGCGTGAGAGTATTCTCCGCATCCTCGACCGCCTACATCCTAAGAAGATAGTTGTTGTATCCAGTGCACCACAGATTCGCTTCCCCGACTACTATGGAATTGATATGTCAAGTCCTGAAGAGTTCTGTGTCTTCCGTGCTGTTATCGAGCTGATTCGTGAACGTGGAATGGAAAGTCTCCTTCATGAAATCTATGCGAATTGCAAGAAGGAGCTGGAAAAGTCCAAGGGAGAGCCTGTGTTCAATGCTATCCGTGCCATTTACAAGCCTTTTACGGTGGAAGAAATCAATCGTAAGATTATAGATATGCTGCGTCCAGAGGGCATGACGACTCCTGTCGAACTTGTTTTCCAGAGCGTGGAAGGCTTGCATAATGCTATTCCCAACCATCCTGGTGACTGGTATTTCACAGGAAACTATCCGACTCCAGGTGGCATGAGGCTTGTCAATGAAGCCTTCATCAAATATTATGAGCGTGAGCATCCGCATGCTGCAGAAGCCGAATAA
- the carA gene encoding glutamine-hydrolyzing carbamoyl-phosphate synthase small subunit: MRNVTLVLSDGTKFHGKSFGYDTPVAGEVVFNTAMMGYPESLTDPSYAGQLITMTFPLVGNYGVPPFTIEESGIPTFMESDKIYASALIVSDYTEEHSHWNAVESLADWLKREHVPGITGIDTRELTKVLREHGVMMGKILFDDEPDNIPEADYEGVNFVDRVSTKEIIRYNEGAGKKVVLVDCGVKANIIRSLITRGVEVIRVPWNYDYTGMDYDGLFLGNGPGDPDMCNDAVEVIRKQMCLSKKPICGICMGNQLLSKAAGAKIYKLKYGHRGHNQPVRMVGTDKCYITSQNHGYAVDATTLDKDWQELFVNMNDGSNEGIRHKENPWFTSQFHPEACSGPVDTYFMFDKFVETLK; this comes from the coding sequence ATGAGGAACGTAACTTTAGTCCTAAGTGACGGAACAAAATTCCATGGAAAGTCGTTTGGATACGATACCCCGGTGGCTGGTGAAGTAGTCTTCAATACAGCTATGATGGGTTATCCAGAGAGCTTGACAGACCCTTCATACGCAGGTCAGCTGATTACAATGACCTTCCCGTTGGTGGGTAACTATGGAGTGCCACCATTTACCATTGAGGAAAGTGGCATCCCAACCTTCATGGAGAGTGATAAAATCTATGCCTCAGCCTTGATCGTGTCTGACTATACAGAGGAGCATTCCCACTGGAATGCCGTGGAGAGTCTGGCTGACTGGCTGAAGCGTGAACACGTACCGGGCATTACTGGTATTGATACACGTGAGCTCACCAAGGTGCTGCGTGAGCATGGAGTGATGATGGGTAAGATACTCTTTGATGATGAACCAGATAATATTCCTGAGGCTGACTACGAGGGTGTAAACTTCGTAGATCGTGTTTCAACAAAGGAGATTATCCGCTACAATGAGGGTGCTGGTAAGAAGGTTGTACTTGTTGACTGTGGTGTAAAAGCCAATATTATCCGCTCACTTATTACCAGAGGTGTTGAGGTTATCCGAGTGCCTTGGAACTATGATTATACAGGAATGGACTATGATGGCCTTTTTCTTGGCAACGGACCTGGCGATCCTGATATGTGCAACGATGCTGTTGAAGTCATCCGCAAGCAGATGTGTTTGAGTAAGAAACCAATCTGTGGTATCTGCATGGGTAACCAGTTACTGTCAAAGGCAGCAGGAGCAAAGATTTACAAGCTGAAATACGGTCATCGTGGACACAATCAGCCAGTGCGCATGGTGGGTACGGACAAGTGTTACATTACCTCACAGAATCATGGTTATGCAGTTGATGCAACAACTCTGGACAAGGATTGGCAGGAACTTTTCGTCAACATGAACGATGGAAGTAATGAAGGAATCCGCCACAAGGAGAATCCTTGGTTTACCTCTCAGTTCCATCCAGAGGCTTGCTCTGGTCCGGTTGATACTTACTTTATGTTTGATAAATTCGTAGAAACACTGAAATAA
- the carB gene encoding carbamoyl-phosphate synthase (glutamine-hydrolyzing) large subunit, protein MKDESIKKVLILGSGALKIGEAGEFDYSGSQALKALHEEGVSTVLINPNIATVQTSEGVADQIYFLPVQPYFVERVIEKERPDGILLSFGGQTALNCGVELDKTGVLQKYNVKVLGTPVKAIMDTEDRELFVERLDEIDVKTIKSEACEDIQQARMAAKNLGYPVIVRAAYALGGLGSGFADNEEELNTLCEKAFSFSPQVLVEKSLKGWKEIEYEVVRDRYDNCITVCNMENFDPLGIHTGESIVIAPSQTLSNSEYHKLRALSIKIVRHIGIVGECNVQYAFDPESEDYRVIEVNARLSRSSALASKATGYPLAFVAAKLGMGYGLFELKNSVTKTTSAFFEPALDYVVCKIPRWDLSKFRGVDKELGSSMKSVGEVMAIGRNFEEAIQKGLRMIGQGMHGFVENKELQIDDLDAALREPTDKRVFLISKAMHKGYTVDQIHDLTKIDRWFLNKLKHIIDIDEELKRKNINTLDKELLRTAKVYGFTDFQIARAVGLEEECQNMHQAMRIVRRLRKGFGILPVVKQIDTLAAEYPAQTNYLYVTYAGVASDITFSNDRNSVIVLGSGAYRIGSSVEFDWCGVQALNTIRRQGYRSIMINYNPETVSTDYDMCDRLYFDELTFERVMDIIDAENPHGVIVSTGGQIPNNLAMYLDEENVPILGTSAKDIDNAEDRAKFSSMLTENGINQPEWSALTSMDDIDKFVDRVGFPVLVRPSYVLSGAAMNICSNKDELTRFLQLAANVSVDHPVVVSKFIEYAKEIEMDAVAQDGEIMAYAISEHIEFAGVHSGDATIQFPPQKLYVETMRRIKRISRQIAKKLHINGPFNIQFMARDNDILVIECNLRASRSFPFVSKVLKLNLIDLATKIMLGAPVEKPNKNLFDLDYVGIKASQFSFNRLQKADPVLGVDMSSTGEVGCLGDDTSTALLKSMLSVGHRIPKKTILLSTGGAKQKAEMLDAAKMLKQHGYELYATVGTSKYLTENGIENTLVYMPSDEGQQPQALDLLHEKKIDMVVNMPKDLTPRELTNGYKIRRAAIDLNVPLITNSRLASAFISAFCNVSLDDIDIKAWGEY, encoded by the coding sequence ATGAAAGACGAGTCAATAAAGAAAGTCCTGATACTTGGTTCAGGCGCATTGAAGATTGGTGAGGCAGGTGAGTTTGATTACTCTGGTTCACAGGCGTTGAAGGCGTTGCATGAGGAAGGTGTTTCTACGGTTCTGATCAATCCAAACATTGCTACGGTACAAACATCCGAAGGTGTTGCGGACCAGATTTACTTCCTTCCTGTTCAGCCTTATTTTGTTGAGCGTGTCATAGAGAAGGAACGCCCTGATGGTATCCTACTGTCTTTCGGAGGACAGACTGCATTGAACTGTGGTGTTGAACTGGATAAGACAGGAGTTTTGCAGAAGTATAATGTAAAGGTTTTGGGAACTCCGGTCAAGGCAATCATGGATACTGAGGACCGTGAACTCTTTGTGGAGCGGTTGGATGAGATTGATGTAAAGACCATCAAGAGTGAGGCTTGTGAGGATATTCAGCAGGCACGTATGGCTGCCAAGAACCTCGGTTATCCTGTCATCGTTCGTGCAGCATACGCATTGGGCGGTCTTGGCAGTGGCTTTGCTGATAACGAAGAAGAGTTGAATACACTCTGTGAAAAGGCTTTCTCCTTCTCTCCACAGGTGCTGGTTGAGAAGAGTCTGAAGGGTTGGAAAGAAATTGAATATGAAGTTGTACGTGACCGTTATGACAATTGTATCACGGTTTGTAACATGGAGAACTTCGATCCGCTTGGAATTCATACAGGTGAGTCTATCGTTATTGCACCGTCTCAGACGCTTTCAAACAGCGAGTATCACAAGTTGCGTGCACTGTCTATCAAGATTGTTCGCCATATTGGTATTGTCGGTGAATGTAATGTTCAGTATGCTTTCGACCCGGAGAGCGAGGACTATCGTGTTATTGAGGTCAATGCCCGTCTGTCACGTTCTTCAGCTCTTGCCAGCAAGGCGACAGGATATCCGCTTGCTTTCGTTGCAGCCAAGCTGGGTATGGGCTACGGGCTCTTTGAATTGAAGAATTCTGTAACAAAGACAACCTCAGCTTTCTTTGAACCGGCACTCGACTATGTAGTCTGCAAGATTCCACGTTGGGACCTCAGTAAATTCCGTGGCGTTGATAAGGAGTTAGGTTCAAGTATGAAGTCTGTCGGTGAGGTAATGGCTATTGGCCGTAACTTTGAGGAGGCTATTCAGAAAGGTCTTCGCATGATAGGGCAGGGTATGCACGGCTTTGTTGAGAACAAAGAGTTACAGATTGACGACCTTGATGCAGCCCTGCGTGAGCCGACTGACAAGCGTGTATTCCTTATTTCCAAGGCAATGCACAAGGGATATACGGTTGACCAGATTCACGATCTGACTAAGATTGACCGTTGGTTCCTCAACAAACTCAAGCATATTATTGACATTGATGAGGAGCTGAAGCGTAAGAATATCAATACTCTTGATAAAGAACTCCTGCGAACAGCCAAGGTTTATGGCTTTACCGACTTCCAGATTGCACGCGCTGTAGGCTTGGAAGAGGAATGTCAGAACATGCACCAGGCGATGAGGATTGTCCGTCGTTTACGCAAGGGCTTTGGCATTCTTCCCGTTGTCAAGCAGATTGATACGCTGGCAGCAGAGTATCCGGCACAGACCAATTACCTCTATGTTACCTATGCTGGCGTAGCTTCTGACATAACCTTCTCTAATGACCGTAACTCGGTTATCGTACTCGGTTCAGGTGCTTACCGCATTGGTAGTTCTGTTGAGTTTGACTGGTGTGGTGTTCAGGCATTGAATACAATTCGCCGTCAGGGTTATCGCTCTATTATGATTAATTATAATCCAGAGACTGTTTCAACGGATTACGACATGTGCGACCGTCTCTACTTTGATGAGTTGACCTTTGAGCGTGTAATGGATATTATTGATGCAGAGAATCCACATGGTGTGATTGTGTCAACTGGTGGTCAGATTCCTAACAATCTTGCGATGTATCTTGATGAGGAGAATGTGCCTATTCTTGGAACATCAGCAAAGGATATTGATAATGCTGAAGACCGTGCCAAGTTCTCATCTATGCTCACGGAGAACGGTATCAACCAGCCTGAATGGAGCGCACTGACAAGCATGGACGACATTGATAAGTTTGTCGACCGTGTCGGTTTCCCTGTTCTTGTCCGTCCGTCTTATGTCCTTTCAGGTGCTGCGATGAACATCTGTTCTAACAAAGACGAGCTTACCCGCTTCCTTCAGCTGGCAGCTAATGTCAGTGTTGACCACCCTGTTGTGGTAAGTAAGTTCATTGAATATGCCAAGGAGATTGAAATGGACGCTGTTGCACAGGACGGTGAGATTATGGCATACGCTATTTCTGAACATATTGAGTTTGCCGGTGTTCACTCTGGTGATGCTACAATCCAGTTCCCACCGCAGAAGCTCTATGTTGAGACGATGCGCCGTATCAAGCGCATCAGCCGTCAGATAGCAAAGAAACTGCATATTAACGGACCGTTCAATATTCAGTTCATGGCACGTGACAATGATATTCTTGTTATCGAGTGTAACCTCCGTGCGAGCCGTTCATTCCCATTCGTAAGTAAGGTTTTGAAGCTCAATCTCATAGACTTGGCCACGAAGATTATGCTCGGTGCGCCTGTCGAGAAGCCTAACAAGAACCTCTTTGACCTTGATTATGTGGGTATTAAGGCTTCCCAGTTCTCTTTCAACCGCTTGCAGAAAGCTGATCCGGTGCTGGGTGTTGATATGAGTTCTACAGGCGAAGTCGGCTGTTTGGGCGATGATACCTCAACTGCCTTGTTGAAATCAATGCTCTCAGTGGGGCATCGTATTCCGAAGAAGACTATCCTACTCTCGACAGGTGGTGCAAAGCAGAAGGCTGAAATGCTTGATGCTGCAAAGATGTTGAAGCAGCATGGCTATGAACTTTATGCAACAGTTGGTACGTCAAAGTATCTCACAGAGAATGGTATAGAGAACACACTTGTCTATATGCCTTCAGATGAAGGACAGCAGCCACAGGCTCTTGACCTCCTGCACGAGAAGAAGATTGACATGGTGGTGAATATGCCAAAGGACCTTACTCCACGTGAGTTGACCAATGGTTACAAGATTCGCCGTGCAGCCATTGATCTCAATGTTCCGCTGATTACGAACAGCCGACTGGCAAGTGCTTTTATCTCGGCCTTCTGCAATGTCAGCTTGGATGACATTGATATCAAGGCTTGGGGAGAATATTAA